One genomic region from Diachasmimorpha longicaudata isolate KC_UGA_2023 chromosome 18, iyDiaLong2, whole genome shotgun sequence encodes:
- the LOC135170768 gene encoding uncharacterized protein LOC135170768, whose product MSDLHQKHPDDLEEILDDQFKDADANFARPSIRVSEATEDMPTPGPSSLEVNDDVSDQKQPEPTPTRIKTRESCIGVPPIPDPLNLSALQNFQLQQIRTKLRGFSELHKELLELATQITRLTLDELEGHEKMLEADWNEVVTIQKEFAVNLLPTQEYLAYEGYKKATTWRRDCSKLIYQLKGQLKKEEANASTSTKQANQLKRISLITLDGSHSKWSQFRDLFQSLVGKDDSIPPVQKLVRLKEALKGPASQLLSTFTITEENYEKAWDKLVRKYEDPRLAAQALFNRVLSLPKITKANAENLNSNAAATLETFDQLITTTKLPKDQILEQMLVHLLRRSLDRETLRAWELKVGDSKDFPSLKEFTNFVESCARGINAGERLHSKSQTQRPRPASPQGTRRVFTASTQSVDHREETKPSNNCAYCKGSHFIANCDKFIALSPIQRNDFVSTTRLCFNCLGPHVFSKCKTQKTCFTCKRRHHTLIHGGSPHTSGEVQQNEPVASTSKAEIAPPKKESTDWNSRRTSPKTTLNTATISKAEETRNQKILNNQRSHQSKDTHQCVLLATAQARIQSPRGFTLSIRRLLDQGSELSFISEQLVKSLYLSIRSSSIELIGIAETNAGRTRGVASITLYAIDGSEQVDLEAHVLKKLTVKLPSFSCKSPRIDPLQGLQLADPDYLKPGPIDIILGADTYGRILKQRVVSSSNTQLVGQQTVFGWILSGPVECKGCSPRISLSAVKESTNEQLLELLQRFWTQEELPTTQNSELSPDELQCEKIFRSTHSRDKTGRYTVRLPLRTSAEALGNSKLKASRQLQSVARRLKADDNYAKLYRDFIDEYEALGHMRRAPIEEEPSTAYYLPHHGVLREDALTTKLRVVFNGSSKTSSGISLNDILYPGGKLQADTMNVLTWLRKHKLVFGTDIVKMFRQINVHKDQWNLQRILWHNSQQQLITYELTTVTYGLNCSPWLSLRVLQQLAEDEGHRYPAAVETLTKGRYVDDIYGGAETAEELREIAWQLSGLCQAGGFPLQKWSSNCPQAVETLGISSTQSIIQFQEPITKVLGLYWRQTTDTFQYKPKEFDSAVFTKRTTLSEIAQLFDPLGLIAPVVTRGKIIIQDLWKLKLNWDEPLPEDYQRQWKDFRLNLNTLNQISVPRWLRISSKTKRIQIHGFADASTAAMGAVVYLRTENFNEPTSTVLVCAKTRVAPIKRMTIPRLELNAAVLLTKLVVITKEMLDLREVETHLWTDSMVTLAWIKGHPSRWKDYVQNRVIKIQDSLPDASWRHISGKENPADCASRGIAPQELAVHPLWWTGPEWINQDPQEWPSSIEDVPAVAANEARPSPSYPVAMKINALAELLNRYSRMEKVLQVTATLNRAIERFRRQPVPQTPVLTIRELTEARIFWVKITQAQYFASVHRLLVRNAQVPRSHPLAKLTPTLDELGIIRLGGRLKNSQLDPEEIHPAILPRQSRLTTLVLEEAHRKTLHGGTQLTLAFTRQKYWIIGGRGTVRAHIQKCAICIRHRGRQAQQRMAPLPAVRISPTRAFLHTGVDYAGPLPILKWRPTNAQPSMVHIAVFVCFSTSAVHLELVSRQTTDAFIGAYKRFTGRRGIPEVMYSDNASTFVGAASILKTLYNQPSRENLEIQAALATQGTQWSFSPPRAPHFGGKWEAAVKSTKFHLKRVLGSSTFTYEELNSILMQIEACLNSRPITPMTDDAEDLQALTPGHFLIGEPLQIIPEPTILNREPRKLQRWNLVTQKIQQFWSRWARECLQRYQAIYKWNQRERNIEVGDMVLMIDEDYPPAKWPLARVIEIHPGADGLTRVATIRTSKASVPTQQNGTPILERITSTSSIFKRPIAKLCLLPTDPPPAEQPPEEEPEQEED is encoded by the exons ATGTCTGACTTACACCAAAAACACCCAGACGATCTCGAAGAGATTCTCGATGATCAATTTAAAGATGCGGATGCTAATTTTGCTCGTCCAAGTATTAGAGTGTCCGAAGCTACAGAGGACATGCCCACTCCAGGTCCGTCATCATTAGAAGTTAATGATGACGTCTCAGATCAAAAGCAACCAGAGCCCACTCCAACTCGCATCAAGACGCGGGAATCATGTATTGGGGTGCCACCAATACCGGACCCGCTGAATCTGTCTGCGCTACAAAACTTCCAGCTCCAGCAAATCCGAACAAAGCTGCGTGGATTTAGTGAACTGCACAAGGAGCTGCTGGAACTGGCCACTCAAATAACTAGGCTCACGTTAGATGAACTCGAGGGCCACGAGAAAATGCTGGAAGCTGACTGGAACGAGGTAGTGACCATTCAAAAGGAATTCGCGGTCAACCTGCTTCCCACTCAAGAGTACCTGGCCTATGAGGGGTATAAAAAGGCCACCACATGGCGTCGGGACTGCTCAAAGTTGATTTATCAACTGAAAGGGCAACTTAAAAAAGAGGAGGCGAACGCCTCCACCTCAACGAAGCAGGCCAATCAACTGAAGCGAATCTCCCTCATCACGTTGGATGGGAGTCACTCTAAATGGAGCCAATTTAGAGATCTATTCCAATCACTGGTGGGCAAGGACGACTCAATCCCACCAGTACAGAAGCTGGTTCGTCTCAAGGAAGCACTCAAGGGACCAGCCTCTCAATTATTGTCCACCTTCACAATCACCGAGGAGAATTATGAGAAGGCATGGGACAAATTAGTGAGGAAATATGAGGATCCTAGATTAGCAGCACAAGCTCTATTCAACAGGGTCCTCAGTCTTCCCAAAATCACTAAGGCGAACGCAGAGAACCTCAATTCGAACGCAGCAGCTACGCTGGAGACGTTCGATCAGCTGATCACCACAACGAAGCTTCCAAAAGACCAGATTTTGGAACAGATGCTGGTTCATCTATTAAGAAGATCTCTGGACAGAGAGACCCTAAGAGCATGGGAACTCAAAGTAGGGGATTCCAAGGATTTCCCATCACTCAAGGAGTTCACCAACTTCGTGGAGTCGTGCGCACGAGGCATCAACGCAGGAGAACGACTCCATTCCAAGTCGCAGACCCAACGACCACGACCAGCATCTCCTCAAGGAACAAGAAGGGTTTTCACCGCGTCAACTCAATCAGTCGATCATCGGGAGGAAACAAAGCCCAGCAACAACTGCGCTTACTGCAAGGGATCGCATTTCATTGCGAATTGCGACAAATTTATAGCCCTATCACCGATCCAGAGGAACGACTTCGTCTCAACCACCAGACTGTGCTTTAACTGTCTCGGGCCACACGTCTTCTCAAAGTGCAAGACTCAAAAGACGTGCTTCACCTGCAAACGCAGGCACCACACGCTGATCCACGGAGGCAGCCCACACACCTCGGGAGAGGTTCAACAGAACGAGCCAGTAGCATCCACCTCAAAGGCAGAGATTGCACCTCCAAAGAAGGAGTCGACAGATTGGA ACTCTAGACGTACATCACCGAAGACTACGCTCAACACGGCAACGATCAGTAAGGCAGAAGAGACACGCAATCAGAAGATACTCAATAATCAGCGGAGTCACCAATCAAAAGACACTCACCAATGTGTGTTGCTAGCCACAGCCCAAGCAAGAATCCAATCTCCAAGAGGCTTCACACTGAGTATAAGAAGGCTCCTCGATCAAGGATCAGAGCTATCCTTCATCTCCGAGCAACTAGTAAAATCTCTCTACCTCTCAATAAGGTCATCATCAATTGAGCTCATCGGAATCGCAGAGACGAACGCAGGACGCACGAGAGGAGTAGCTTCAATTACGCTCTACGCAATCGACGGGTCAGAACAAGTTGACCTTGAAGCTCACGTCCTCAAGAAACTCACCGTGAAGCTACCATCCTTCTCCTGCAAATCACCAAGGATCGACCCACTCCAAGGTCTTCAACTAGCCGATCCAGACTATCTCAAACCTGGGCCAATAGACATCATATTAGGAGCTGATACCTATGGGCGGATCCTCAAGCAGAGAGTAGTCAGCTCCAGTAATACTCAATTAGTTGGCCAACAAACCGTATTCGGATGGATCCTATCCGGACCAGTCGAATGCAAAGGTTGTTCACCAAGGATTTCATTATCGGCCGTAAAGGAATCCACCAATGAACAACTCCTAGAGCTTCTTCAAAGATTTTGGACCCAGGAAGAATTACCCACAACACAGAACTCAGAGCTATCACCAGATGAACTCCAgtgtgagaaaatatttaggTCCACGCACTCAAGAGACAAGACCGGGCGCTATACAGTTAGACTCCCTCTAAGGACATCAGCAGAAGCACTCGGCAACTCAAAGCTCAAAGCCTCAAGGCAACTCCAGTCAGTTGCACGTCGTCTCAAGGCAGACGATAATTATGCCAAGCTCTATAGAGACTTCATCGATGAGTATGAGGCATTAGGACACATGAGGAGAGCACCAATAGAAGAAGAACCCTCCACAGCATACTATCTACCGCATCACGGGGTTCTACGAGAAGACGCACTCACTACGAAATTGAGAGTAGTCTTCAACGGCTCAAGCAAAACCTCATCAGGAATATCCCTCAACGATATCCTCTATCCTGGTGGGAAGCTCCAAGCAGACACGATGAACGTCTTGACATGGCTGAGAAAGCACAAACTAGTCTTTGGAACAGACATAGTCAAGATGTTTCGACAGATAAACGTTCACAAGGACCAGTGGAATCTCCAGAGAATACTGTGGCACAATTCGCAACAACAGCTCATCACCTACGAGCTCACCACAGTTACGTACGGACTCAACTGTTCTCCATGGCTATCTCTAAGAGTGCTCCAGCAATTAGCAGAGGACGAAGGCCATCGATATCCTGCCGCAGTTGAGACACTCACCAAAGGCAGATATGTCGATGACATTTATGGTGGAGCAGAAACCGCAGAAGAACTCAGAGAAATCGCCTGGCAGCTGAGTGGTCTTTGCCAAGCAGGCGGGTTTCCACTCCAGAAGTGGAGCAGCAACTGTCCACAAGCCGTGGAGACATTAGGAATATCATCAACTCAATCGATAATCCAATTCCAAGAGCCTATCACCAAAGTCCTTGGATTGTATTGGCGTCAAACCACTGATACATTCCAATACAAACCAAAGGAGTTTGATTCAGCAGTGTTCACGAAGAGGACAACACTATCAGAAATAGCTCAACTCTTCGATCCATTGGGACTCATCGCACCAGTAGTCACTCGAGGGAAAATAATCATCCAGGATCTATGGAAGTTAAAACTCAACTGGGATGAACCTCTACCAGAAGACTATCAACGCCAATGGAAAGACTTCAGGCTCAACCTCAATACGCTGAATCAAATCTCAGTACCGAGATGGTTGAGAATTTCATCCAAGACGAAGAGAATCCAAATCCATGGATTCGCAGACGCCTCCACCGCAGCGATGGGTGCAGTAGTGTACCTCAGGACAGAGAACTTCAATGAGCCTACTTCAACAGTACTGGTGTGCGCAAAAACAAGAGTAGCTCCAATCAAGCGCATGACCATCCCTCGTCTTGAACTCAACGCAGCTGTCCTGCTTACGAAGTTAGTGGTCATCACCAAAGAGATGCTCGACCTCAGGGAAGTAGAAACTCACCTATGGACAGATTCTATGGTAACCCTGGCATGGATCAAAGGACACCCCTCAAGATGGAAAGACTACGTCCAAAACCGAGTCATCAAAATCCAGGACTCACTCCCAGATGCAAGCTGGAGACATATCAGCGGCAAGGAGAATCCAGCCGACTGTGCCTCAAGAGGAATAGCTCCTCAAGAACTAGCAGTACATCCCCTATGGTGGACCGGACCTGAATGGATTAACCAGGATCCCCAGGAATGGCCTTCCTCAATAGAAGACGTTCCAGCAGTAGCAGCAAACGAAGCAAGACCATCACCATCCTACCCAGTGGCCATGAAGATCAATGCCTTAGCCGAACTACTCAACAGGTACTCCAGAATGGAAAAGGTACTCCAAGTAACAGCGACACTGAACAGAGCAATCGAGCGATTTAGAAGACAACCAGTTCCTCAGACGCCCGTCCTCACCATCAGAGAACTCACCGAGGCCAGGATATTCTGGGTAAAAATAACTCAAGCTCAATATTTTGCTTCTGTTCATAGGTTGCTCGTGAGAAACGCTCAAGTACCACGGAGTCATCCTCTGGCAAAGTTAACGCCCACTCTAGACGAACTCGGAATTATCCGACTAGGAGGCCGTCTCAAAAACTCACAGCTGGATCCCGAAGAGATTCACCCAGCAATCCTGCCTCGACAGTCACGACTAACGACGTTAGTCCTCGAAGAAGCTCACCGAAAAACTCTGCACGGTGGGACACAACTCACCCTAGCTTTCACGCGACAGAAGTACTGGATCATCGGTGGCAGAGGCACTGTCAGAGCCCATATCCAGAAATGTGCCATCTGCATCAGACACCGAGGACGCCAGGCTCAACAGCGAATGGCACCACTGCCGGCTGTTAGAATTTCACCAACACGAGCATTCCTCCACACGGGAGTGGACTATGCAGGTCCACTTCCCATTCTCAAATGGCGGCCTACAAACGCCCAACCATCTATGGTGCATATTGCAGTTTTTGtctgtttcagcacatcaGCTGTTCATCTCGAGCTCGTGTCCAGGCAGACGACAGATGCCTTCATAGGGGCATATAAGAGATTCACCGGAAGAAGAGGAATCCCCGAAGTGATGTACAGCGACAACGCCAGTACATTTGTTGGCGCAGCCTCAATACTCAAGACGCTGTACAATCAACCCTCGAGAGAGAACCTCGAGATTCAAGCTGCCCTCGCCACACAGGGGACTCAATGGAGCTTCTCACCACCGAGAGCACCCCACTTTGGTGGCAAATGGGAGGCAGCTGTGAAATCCACCAAGTTCCACCTCAAGAGAGTCCTCGGATCATCAACATTCACCTATGAGGAACTCAACAGCATCCTCATGCAAATCGAGGCCTGCCTGAATTCGAGGCCAATCACTCCAATGACGGATGACGCAGAAGACCTCCAAGCACTCACCCCAGGACATTTCCTGATCGGTGAGCCACTCCAGATCATACCAGAACCAACCATCCTCAACAGAGAGCCCAGAAAACTGCAAAGATGGAATCTGGTTACTCAAAAAATCCAGCAGTTCTGGTCCAGATGGGCTAGGGAGTGTCTCCAACGATATCAAGCCATCTATAAGTGGAaccagagagagaggaacatcgAGGTTGGAGACATGGTCCTGATGATCGACGAAGATTATCCTCCAGCAAAATGGCCCCTCGCAAGAGTAATAGAAATTCACCCAGGAGCAGATGGCCTAACCAGAGTTGCAACCATCAGGACCTCAAAAGCATCAGTTCCAACACAACAAAATGGAACTCCCATCTTAGAGAGGATCACCAGCACCAGCTCAATCTTCAAAAGACCCATCGCCAAGCTCTGTCTCCTACCGACAGATCCACCTCCAGCAGAACAACCTCCAGAGGAGGAGCCAGAGCAAGAAGAGGATTAG